The Zobellia alginiliquefaciens genome contains a region encoding:
- the mscL gene encoding large conductance mechanosensitive channel protein MscL, with translation MKNFVQEFKNFAIKGNMVDMAIGIIIGTAFNNVINTLVKKIIMPPLSLMTDDVKLSNKKYILREAVGEVQEVAIGYGEMLEVLIDFLIIALTIFVVIKGFHRFKSKAEDPENKTVETPKNIELLASLEKLMQEQNALLRNKKN, from the coding sequence ATGAAAAACTTTGTACAGGAATTTAAGAATTTTGCCATTAAAGGCAATATGGTCGATATGGCTATCGGTATTATTATCGGTACGGCTTTTAATAATGTGATCAATACGCTGGTCAAGAAAATTATAATGCCGCCATTGTCATTAATGACGGATGATGTTAAGCTGAGCAATAAAAAATACATTCTTCGGGAGGCCGTAGGTGAAGTGCAGGAAGTGGCTATTGGATACGGTGAAATGCTTGAAGTTTTAATCGATTTTTTAATAATAGCCTTAACCATATTTGTGGTTATAAAGGGGTTTCATCGCTTTAAGTCAAAGGCGGAAGACCCTGAAAACAAAACAGTTGAAACACCAAAAAATATTGAGTTGTTAGCTAGTTTGGAAAAGCTCATGCAGGAACAGAATGCATTGCTTCGAAATAAGAAAAATTGA